In the Paramisgurnus dabryanus chromosome 5, PD_genome_1.1, whole genome shotgun sequence genome, one interval contains:
- the drd2b gene encoding dopamine receptor D2b isoform X2, producing MDFLTGYPYNDSYFDNGTGILNSTSCEAKHQYNYYAMLLTLLIFVIVFGNVLVCMAVSREKALQTTTNYLIVSLAVADLLVATLVMPWVVYLEVVGEWRFSKIHCDIFVTLDVMMCTASILNLCAISIDRYTAVAMPMLYNTRYSSKRRVTVMISVVWVLSFAISCPLLFGLNNTATRDETVCEIANPAFVVYSSIMSFYVPFIITLLVYVQIYVVLRKRRKRVNTKRSCQKTDAEAHPSLKEKCTHPEDVKLCTVIMKTNGGLPAKNKKAGGDVGVDIVTSTSPPEKKKLQSTLVVDLLANPSPSHASPPHGECQPYGEEKNGHAKEVQTPKELKPVETEALPNGKTRTALTPKTMSKRKMSQHKEKKATQMLAIVLGVFIICWLPFFITHILKTHCPSCVVPLEMYNAFTWLGYVNSAVNPIIYTTFNVEFRKAFIKILHC from the exons ATGGATTTCCTCACGGGGTATCCCTACAATGACTCCTATTTTGACAACGGGACGGGGATCCTCAACAGCACGAGCTGTGAGGCCAAGCATCAGTATAACTACTATGCCATGCTCCTGACTCTCCTCATCTTCGTCATTGTGTTCGGCAATGTGTTGGTCTGTATGGCCGTGTCCCGAGAGAAAGCGCTCCAGACCACCACTAATTATCTCATTGTCAGCCTGGCGGTGGCGGATCTTCTCGTGGCCACATTAGTCATGCCCTGGGTAGTTTATCTTGAG GTGGTGGGTGAGTGGCGCTTTAGCAAAATCCATTGTGACATCTTTGTCACTTTGGATGTCATGATGTGCACAGCCAGCATTCTTAATCTGTGTGCCATCAGTATTGACAG GTACACAGCTGTTGCCATGCCGATGTTGTACAACACGCGCTACAGCTCCAAAAGACGAGTTACTGTAATGATCTCGGTGGTGTGGGTGCTTTCTTTCGCTATTTCCTGTCCCCTGCTGTTTGGCTTAAATAACACAG CTACACGTGACGAAACCGTGTGCGAGATCGCCAACCCCGCTTTTGTCGTGTACTCTTCCATCATGTCTTTCTACGTGCCCTTCATCATCACGCTCCTGGTCTACGTACAGATCTACGTTGTTCTTCGCAAGCGTCGTAAACGGGTCAACACTAAACGCAGCTGCCAGAAGACAGACGCAGAGGCTCATCCCTCTCTCAAG GAGAAATGCACTCATCCCGAAGATGTGAAATTGTGCACAGTTATCATGAAGACCAATGGGGGTTTACCTGCAAAAAACAAGAAAGCC GGTGGCGATGTGGGGGTGGACATTGTGACGAGCACCAGTCCTCCAGAGAAAAAGAAGCTGCAATCCACTTTGGTGGTCGACCTGCTTGCCAACCCGAGCCCCAGCCATGCCTCGCCCCCCCACGGCGAATGTCAGCCATATGGAGAGGAGAAAAACGGGCATGCCAAGGAGGTCCAAACCCCAAAAGAATTAAAGCCTGTTGAAACGGAGGCACTGCCCAATGGCAAAACCCGAACCGCGTTGACACCCAAAACAATGAGCAAGAGGAAGATGTCCCAGCATAAAGAAAAGAAGGCCACACAGATGCTGGCTATTGTTCTGG GTGTTTTCATTATTTGCTGGCTGCCGTTTTTTATTACTCATATTTTGAAGACTCACTGCCCAAGCTGCGTGGTGCCGCTGGAGATGTACAACGCCTTCACTTGGCTTGGATATGTGAACAGCGCAGTCAACCCCATCATATATACCACGTTTAATGTGGAGTTCAGAAAGGCTTTCATAAAGATATTGCACTGCTGA
- the drd2b gene encoding dopamine receptor D2b isoform X1, protein MDFLTGYPYNDSYFDNGTGILNSTSCEAKHQYNYYAMLLTLLIFVIVFGNVLVCMAVSREKALQTTTNYLIVSLAVADLLVATLVMPWVVYLEVVGEWRFSKIHCDIFVTLDVMMCTASILNLCAISIDRYTAVAMPMLYNTRYSSKRRVTVMISVVWVLSFAISCPLLFGLNNTATRDETVCEIANPAFVVYSSIMSFYVPFIITLLVYVQIYVVLRKRRKRVNTKRSCQKTDAEAHPSLKEKCTHPEDVKLCTVIMKTNGGLPAKNKKAEVFHQGGDVGVDIVTSTSPPEKKKLQSTLVVDLLANPSPSHASPPHGECQPYGEEKNGHAKEVQTPKELKPVETEALPNGKTRTALTPKTMSKRKMSQHKEKKATQMLAIVLGVFIICWLPFFITHILKTHCPSCVVPLEMYNAFTWLGYVNSAVNPIIYTTFNVEFRKAFIKILHC, encoded by the exons ATGGATTTCCTCACGGGGTATCCCTACAATGACTCCTATTTTGACAACGGGACGGGGATCCTCAACAGCACGAGCTGTGAGGCCAAGCATCAGTATAACTACTATGCCATGCTCCTGACTCTCCTCATCTTCGTCATTGTGTTCGGCAATGTGTTGGTCTGTATGGCCGTGTCCCGAGAGAAAGCGCTCCAGACCACCACTAATTATCTCATTGTCAGCCTGGCGGTGGCGGATCTTCTCGTGGCCACATTAGTCATGCCCTGGGTAGTTTATCTTGAG GTGGTGGGTGAGTGGCGCTTTAGCAAAATCCATTGTGACATCTTTGTCACTTTGGATGTCATGATGTGCACAGCCAGCATTCTTAATCTGTGTGCCATCAGTATTGACAG GTACACAGCTGTTGCCATGCCGATGTTGTACAACACGCGCTACAGCTCCAAAAGACGAGTTACTGTAATGATCTCGGTGGTGTGGGTGCTTTCTTTCGCTATTTCCTGTCCCCTGCTGTTTGGCTTAAATAACACAG CTACACGTGACGAAACCGTGTGCGAGATCGCCAACCCCGCTTTTGTCGTGTACTCTTCCATCATGTCTTTCTACGTGCCCTTCATCATCACGCTCCTGGTCTACGTACAGATCTACGTTGTTCTTCGCAAGCGTCGTAAACGGGTCAACACTAAACGCAGCTGCCAGAAGACAGACGCAGAGGCTCATCCCTCTCTCAAG GAGAAATGCACTCATCCCGAAGATGTGAAATTGTGCACAGTTATCATGAAGACCAATGGGGGTTTACCTGCAAAAAACAAGAAAGCC GAGGTATTTCACCAGGGTGGCGATGTGGGGGTGGACATTGTGACGAGCACCAGTCCTCCAGAGAAAAAGAAGCTGCAATCCACTTTGGTGGTCGACCTGCTTGCCAACCCGAGCCCCAGCCATGCCTCGCCCCCCCACGGCGAATGTCAGCCATATGGAGAGGAGAAAAACGGGCATGCCAAGGAGGTCCAAACCCCAAAAGAATTAAAGCCTGTTGAAACGGAGGCACTGCCCAATGGCAAAACCCGAACCGCGTTGACACCCAAAACAATGAGCAAGAGGAAGATGTCCCAGCATAAAGAAAAGAAGGCCACACAGATGCTGGCTATTGTTCTGG GTGTTTTCATTATTTGCTGGCTGCCGTTTTTTATTACTCATATTTTGAAGACTCACTGCCCAAGCTGCGTGGTGCCGCTGGAGATGTACAACGCCTTCACTTGGCTTGGATATGTGAACAGCGCAGTCAACCCCATCATATATACCACGTTTAATGTGGAGTTCAGAAAGGCTTTCATAAAGATATTGCACTGCTGA